One window of Bacteroidota bacterium genomic DNA carries:
- a CDS encoding class I SAM-dependent methyltransferase translates to MLAVATIVGGSILALGHVRGWWKSLSVTSFLFVAVLLRLVALPLGPTLSDDAYRYMWDGRLTVEMENPYLHTPEALPDSLTVIVDPGGSLYKELNSPLYYSVYPPPSQYAFAMGTLLGRRGHYSSFVIYKLLIIILEVFSLIWLVNVIPVAFVVLLAWHPLLVLEVAGQGHTEGLWVVGCVAGFAGLIQGRSNLGIACITVGAWAKMIPLLLVPLLVLRKGWSAAVVGLAVTLALWASFFSLEAMANIGASLRLYVQLFEFNGGPYFLIKHTWLALTGVDVSKTLGPLLSGGFFAFALTLYLFELRRRTPPRSQVLSTELLLLGGYLLVTTTVHPWYVLMPIALCPFVWVAGSRAMRRWMWGWWWFGLFAVGTYGFYVGEMSLAVISGVSGWMAVLIATVAAFAISSPVQKTLGRVMQRRGRSKWRWIKQVKRAGSPTSILDLGAGEGWVGWAAQVDTGAAVHLADVVDLNQTMLPHVKYDGASLPFVSGQFDMVLLVFVLHHAEAPDAVLREARRVVDEHGCVAVVESVYTNAFNHGLLRFLDVQANRLRGEGEMEAQEAYLSFDTVEGWRSRFEHAGFRIDAESSRGRWIHRQHLFVLGPAVS, encoded by the coding sequence GTGCTTGCCGTCGCCACGATCGTTGGTGGCAGTATCCTCGCGTTGGGCCATGTTCGTGGATGGTGGAAGTCGCTGTCCGTGACCAGTTTCCTGTTTGTGGCGGTTCTCTTGAGGCTCGTCGCTCTACCTCTGGGGCCAACCCTTTCTGACGACGCCTACCGATATATGTGGGACGGTCGCCTTACCGTCGAGATGGAGAACCCGTATCTGCACACTCCTGAGGCACTGCCTGACTCGTTGACGGTGATCGTAGATCCAGGCGGATCGCTCTACAAAGAGCTGAATTCACCTTTGTATTACTCTGTATATCCACCACCATCTCAATATGCTTTTGCGATGGGAACACTACTTGGGAGGAGAGGGCATTACTCTAGTTTTGTCATATACAAATTACTAATAATTATTTTAGAAGTATTTTCGCTTATTTGGCTAGTAAATGTAATTCCAGTTGCATTCGTAGTGCTGCTCGCCTGGCATCCGCTGCTGGTATTGGAGGTTGCCGGACAAGGCCATACAGAAGGGCTTTGGGTCGTCGGGTGCGTGGCCGGATTCGCTGGGCTGATACAAGGTCGGTCGAATCTCGGGATAGCGTGCATTACCGTGGGAGCCTGGGCGAAGATGATACCGCTCCTGCTCGTGCCGCTCCTCGTGTTGCGAAAAGGCTGGAGCGCTGCGGTCGTTGGGCTGGCTGTGACGCTGGCACTCTGGGCGTCATTTTTTAGCCTCGAAGCCATGGCAAACATCGGCGCGTCTTTACGCTTGTACGTGCAGCTGTTCGAGTTCAACGGGGGGCCTTACTTTCTCATCAAGCACACTTGGCTCGCCTTGACCGGTGTCGATGTTAGCAAAACGCTTGGACCACTGCTCTCGGGAGGGTTTTTCGCCTTCGCATTGACCCTGTACTTGTTCGAACTACGGAGAAGGACTCCGCCGCGGTCGCAGGTTTTAAGTACGGAGCTACTCCTCTTGGGGGGGTATCTACTGGTGACCACGACGGTACATCCTTGGTATGTGTTGATGCCCATCGCGCTATGCCCTTTTGTCTGGGTAGCAGGATCGCGGGCAATGAGGCGATGGATGTGGGGCTGGTGGTGGTTTGGGCTCTTTGCCGTTGGCACGTACGGATTCTACGTTGGCGAGATGTCGCTCGCTGTGATCTCTGGTGTGTCAGGTTGGATGGCCGTGCTCATCGCAACGGTTGCTGCGTTTGCAATCTCATCGCCCGTACAGAAAACGTTGGGGAGAGTCATGCAGCGCCGTGGTCGTTCAAAGTGGCGCTGGATCAAGCAGGTTAAGCGGGCGGGTTCGCCAACATCAATACTGGACCTGGGAGCTGGCGAAGGTTGGGTGGGATGGGCTGCCCAGGTCGACACAGGTGCGGCGGTGCATCTCGCTGATGTGGTAGACCTCAACCAGACTATGCTGCCGCATGTCAAATACGACGGCGCATCATTGCCCTTTGTATCGGGCCAGTTCGACATGGTCCTCCTCGTTTTCGTTCTTCATCATGCCGAAGCACCCGATGCCGTGCTCCGCGAAGCCCGACGCGTTGTCGATGAACATGGGTGCGTCGCCGTTGTCGAATCCGTATACACCAACGCATTCAACCATGGATTGCTACGATTCCTAGATGTCCAGGCAAATCGTTTGCGAGGCGAAGGCGAGATGGAAGCCCAAGAAGCCTACCTCTCGTTCGATACGGTCGAAGGCTGGCGGAGTCGATTTGAGCACGCAGGGTTCCGTATAGATGCCGAGTCTTCGCGCGGTAGGTGGATACACCGGCAACACCTCTTCGTCCTAGGCCCTGCTGTATCCTAG
- a CDS encoding ATP-binding protein, which translates to MQPKQLDTVYPSDLSVVPAAVEDVEAFGLEHGLVGDDQDRILLAVAEVVANAVEHGNVATSGDSVRLRLLGDARSWTLRVSDEGDGLTSEALDSASLPTDVLETGGRGLFIIQQLADAVWLEDEGRCICMRFDLNIRS; encoded by the coding sequence ATGCAGCCCAAACAACTGGACACGGTCTACCCGAGTGACTTGTCGGTCGTGCCAGCGGCTGTTGAAGACGTCGAGGCCTTTGGTCTGGAGCACGGCCTTGTTGGTGATGATCAGGATCGCATTTTATTGGCCGTAGCAGAGGTCGTTGCGAACGCGGTCGAGCACGGCAACGTCGCTACATCGGGCGACAGCGTGCGCTTGCGTTTGCTCGGTGACGCTCGTTCGTGGACCCTGCGCGTCTCAGACGAGGGCGACGGCCTCACGAGCGAAGCATTGGACAGTGCCTCGCTCCCGACCGACGTGCTGGAGACGGGGGGCCGCGGTTTGTTCATCATTCAGCAACTCGCGGATGCTGTTTGGCTGGAAGACGAAGGGCGCTGTATTTGTATGCGATTTGACCTGAACATCAGATCGTAG
- the miaA gene encoding tRNA (adenosine(37)-N6)-dimethylallyltransferase MiaA — translation MTALTPLLKSTNVPSSTHGLPTRGPFLALVGPTAVGKTGVSLAVAEALEKISAAPVEIVSIDSRQVYRQLSIGTAKPTLEERGDIAHHFIDELDPSESYSAGRFAADAEQRVAQILERGALPIFVGGSTLYLEALVHGIADIPASRPETRAYFKARLQSEGATALYDELRAADPAAAASMDASKSQRIVRALEVLSDTGRRISDWQQSVSPPRFSYAVNVLTRPRSELYARIEARVDAMLRAGLLDEVRALLDAGYAQNAPALATIGYREPLAYLRGSITRGRMVDLLKRNSRRYAKRQLTWFRRHPSYVWLDVSAMSAEDVLSDLISHAV, via the coding sequence GTGACCGCATTGACCCCTCTGTTGAAAAGTACTAACGTGCCATCCTCGACGCACGGCTTACCGACACGCGGGCCTTTTCTGGCGCTGGTGGGGCCCACTGCTGTCGGCAAAACAGGGGTCAGCCTTGCGGTGGCCGAGGCACTCGAAAAAATTTCTGCGGCCCCAGTTGAGATCGTCTCCATAGATAGCCGTCAAGTTTACAGACAACTCTCCATTGGCACCGCGAAGCCGACACTTGAAGAACGAGGGGACATTGCCCACCACTTCATCGACGAGTTAGACCCGAGCGAGTCATACTCGGCGGGTCGCTTCGCCGCCGATGCGGAGCAACGCGTTGCACAGATTCTAGAGCGAGGCGCCCTGCCCATCTTCGTAGGGGGCTCGACGCTCTACCTCGAAGCGTTAGTACATGGCATTGCCGACATCCCTGCATCGCGGCCCGAAACCCGCGCATATTTCAAAGCGCGACTTCAAAGCGAAGGCGCTACGGCCCTGTATGATGAACTGAGAGCGGCGGACCCAGCCGCGGCGGCTTCCATGGATGCCTCAAAATCGCAGCGGATCGTACGGGCCTTGGAGGTGCTTTCCGATACGGGCCGCCGCATCTCAGACTGGCAACAATCCGTCTCTCCGCCACGGTTTTCGTATGCCGTTAACGTCCTTACGCGGCCAAGATCAGAGCTTTACGCTCGCATTGAGGCTCGGGTTGACGCCATGTTGAGAGCTGGGCTGCTCGATGAGGTACGAGCGCTCCTCGATGCGGGCTACGCTCAAAACGCTCCTGCGCTTGCTACGATCGGCTACCGCGAGCCATTGGCTTACCTCCGCGGCAGCATCACTCGTGGCCGTATGGTAGATCTGCTCAAGCGCAACAGCCGCCGGTATGCTAAACGCCAACTCACCTGGTTTCGACGTCATCCCTCCTATGTCTGGCTTGACGTGTCGGCGATGTCAGCAGAGGACGTTCTTTCGGACTTGATATCGCACGCGGTGTAG